The following proteins are co-located in the Phyllostomus discolor isolate MPI-MPIP mPhyDis1 chromosome 1, mPhyDis1.pri.v3, whole genome shotgun sequence genome:
- the HOMEZ gene encoding LOW QUALITY PROTEIN: homeobox and leucine zipper protein Homez (The sequence of the model RefSeq protein was modified relative to this genomic sequence to represent the inferred CDS: inserted 1 base in 1 codon), producing the protein MVRVWERPPGPDRAISEGHKAESTMPPNKEASSLNTSHAGLICLPPISEDLQLVWTQAAQTSELDGNEHLLQTFSYFPYPSLADIALLCLRYGLQMEKVKTWFMAQRLRCGISWSSEEIEETRARVVYHRDQLHFKSLLSFTHHAGRPPEEVPSPLPPPEQVSLGIVPLTLSEPTQMKGLKVEPEDPSEPLSHQKXKEPLVAPGSGVLSHQSEFWQDLQSSGLPKEQTGRGPDQSHGLGPASWNHSTAVHQPHAPDKPPPTSLSASSCKQGSASNVTPPSSTSSSSFQVLANGTTATSVPLQPLGCLPQPLSPSEQALPPHVEPAWPQRLRPNSVLDRVGPAEYLSPDTQRQRKTKRKTKEQLAILKSFFLQCQWARREDYHKLEQITGLPRPEIIQWFGDTRYALKHGQLKWFRDNAVPGAPSFQDPAVPTPSPSTRSLNEWAETPPLPMPPPPPDIRPLERYWAAHQQLRESDIPQLSQESRLSTQQVLDWFDSRLPEPAEVVVCLDEEEEEEEEEVPEDEEEEEEEEEDDSDDDVIIQD; encoded by the exons CTATCTCTGAAGGGCACAAAGCAGAAAGCACCATGCCTCCTAACAAAGAGGCCAGCAGTCTTAATACCTCCCATGCGGGGCTCATCTGTCTCCCTCCAATCTCTGAGGACCTCCAGCTTGTGTGGACTCAAGCAGCCCAGACCAGTGAGCTGGATGGCAATGAACACCTGCTACAAACCTTCAGCTACTTCCCCTATCCTAGTCTAGCTGACATTGCCCTTCTCTGCCTACGCTATGGGCTGCAGATGGAGAAAGTCAAGACTTGGTTCATGGCCCAGCGCCTCCGCTGTGGTATCAGCTGGTCATCTGAAGAAATAGAAGAGACTCGAGCCCGAGTGGTTTATCACAGGGACCAACTTCATTTCAAAtcccttctttcttttactcATCATGCAGGGCGGCCCCCGGAGGAGGTGCCTTCTCCACTGCCACCTCCAGAACAAGTTAGTCTTGGAATAGTGCCCCTGACTCTTAGTGAGCCCACCCAGATGAAAGGATTAAAGGTAGAGCCTGAGGACCCCTCAGAGCCACTGAGTCATCAGA GCAAGGAGCCCCTGGTTGCACCTGGCAGTGGAGTACTCTCTCACCAGTCAGAATTTTGGCAGGATCTTCAAAGCAGTGGCCTCCCTAAGGAGCAGACAGGCAGGGGTCCTGACCAGTCTCATGGCCTTGGTCCTGCTTCCTGGAACCACTCCACAGCTGTCCACCAGCCACATGCTCCAGATAAGCCCCCACCAACCTCATTATCTGCCAGTAGTTGTAAGCAGGGGTCAGCATCTAATGTGACTCCTCCTTCTTctacctcttcttcctctttccaggTACTGGCTAATGGAACTACAGCCACCTCTGTACCCCTCCAGCCACTGGGCTGTCTCCCACAGCCACTGTCACCCAGTGAACAGGCTCTTCCCCCACATGTGGAGCCAGCCTGGCCCCAGAGGCTCAGGCCTAACTCAGTACTAGATAGGGTTGGCCCTGCTGAGTACCTTTCCCCAGATACCCAACGCCAGCGAAAGACCAAGCGCAAAACCAAAGAGCAGTTGGCTATCCTCAAATCGTTTTTTTTACAGTGTCAATGGGCACGCCGTGAGGATTACCATAAATTAGAACAGATCACTGGTTTACCTCGGCCTGAGATTATTCAGTGGTTTGGTGACACACGCTATGCCTTGAAGCACGGGCAACTAAAATGGTTTCGGGATAATGCAGTACCCGGTGCCCCTAGTTTCCAGGACCCAGCAGTTCCCACACCATCGCCTTCAACCCGCTCCTTGAATGAATGGGCTGAGACACCACCTCTGCCAATGCCCCCACCTCCGCCAGATATACGGCCCTTGGAGAGGTACTGGGCAGCCCACCAACAGCTACGGGAAAGTGATATCCCTCAACTGAGTCAGGAGTCAAGGCTTAGCACCCAGCAAGTACTGGATTGGTTTGATTCTCGATTACCTGAGCCAGCTGAGGTGGTGGTTTGTCtggatgaagaggaggaagaggaggaggaagaagtgccagaagatgaggaggaagaggaggaggaggaagaggatgacaGCGATGATGATGTGATCATACAGGACTGA